One Paenibacillus crassostreae DNA segment encodes these proteins:
- a CDS encoding 50S ribosomal protein L25 — protein sequence MTTLFQAEERTHLNTSGLRNLRKGGRLPGVVFGRNTENEMIHISTIDFQKWLKRGAVGFIELQLEGKESLSVLLEDLQRDPVTRDLLHVDFQQVQTNEIVRTKLAVKVKGTPIGTKQGGVVQIQSEFVEIEALPRHLPNAVEFDISDMNIGESLLVSDLKLPAEVTVISGGNELLLSVVKP from the coding sequence ATGACAACATTATTTCAAGCTGAAGAACGCACACATTTGAATACATCTGGACTTCGTAATCTACGTAAAGGAGGCCGCTTACCCGGTGTTGTTTTTGGTAGAAATACAGAAAATGAGATGATTCATATTTCAACGATAGATTTTCAGAAATGGTTAAAACGAGGCGCAGTTGGTTTTATTGAATTGCAACTTGAGGGGAAAGAGTCCTTATCTGTATTATTAGAAGATCTACAACGTGATCCAGTAACTAGGGATTTGTTACATGTTGATTTCCAACAAGTACAGACCAACGAGATCGTACGTACAAAGCTTGCGGTGAAAGTCAAAGGTACGCCAATTGGTACTAAGCAAGGTGGAGTAGTTCAAATTCAAAGCGAGTTTGTTGAGATAGAGGCTTTGCCAAGACATTTGCCGAATGCGGTAGAGTTTGATATTAGTGATATGAATATCGGGGAATCATTGCTTGTAAGTGACTTGAAATTACCAGCAGAAGTAACGGTTATTTCTGGCGGGAATGAGTTGCTCCTATCCG
- a CDS encoding response regulator, whose translation MKKILIVDDEEILRLLISDTLEDLDVQIEIAQDGKVALEKLAETEYDLILLDYMMPELTGMEVLEQLSKEQRARTPILMLTAKAQDADRTKALEAGVRRFIPKPFSPLELLQVVQEILNE comes from the coding sequence ATGAAGAAAATATTGATTGTCGATGATGAAGAAATCCTTCGGTTGTTAATATCAGACACCTTGGAAGATTTAGACGTACAAATTGAGATTGCGCAGGATGGAAAAGTTGCGTTAGAGAAATTGGCAGAAACCGAATACGATTTGATACTTTTAGACTATATGATGCCAGAACTAACGGGGATGGAAGTGTTAGAACAGCTGTCTAAAGAACAGAGAGCGCGGACGCCCATTCTAATGTTGACAGCTAAGGCTCAAGATGCAGATCGGACCAAGGCCTTGGAAGCCGGAGTAAGAAGGTTTATTCCCAAGCCATTTAGTCCACTGGAGCTGTTACAGGTAGTGCAGGAAATCCTAAATGAATGA